DNA from Lonchura striata isolate bLonStr1 chromosome 5, bLonStr1.mat, whole genome shotgun sequence:
AATTCCCATTATGCCCTTCTTTATTAATAAGGTGAAAATAGAAGCTGACTTCTCACTTGTGGATgcttaatttctttcatttcataTCCATTTCCTCCTCTGCTCATAGAGACCTTGCAGACTGTGATGCCTTAGGGGTACTGAATGGAACTTTACACAAGATCTCCAAGATTTAAGAAGGAAGCCAGTGGTGAGATGTTGCCTTAGGGGGGGGCCACAATGCACCCAAAGGACCCCACCCACCCTCTTCTAGATATTGTACATTGCATGATGGTACCCAATATTAATCCGGACTAACCCTCCGCACAGCAAATCTCCAGTCAGATAATCGGGTTGCAAGCTGTCCCTTTCCACTCCCGGAGGGCCCTGAATTAGGTCAGACGGgattaaatttgctttttttattatttgtctttttttttttttttccgtgcTGGTTACACGCGCAATCAGCCTCGGAGGAGGCGGGGATGGAGGCGGGGAGCGGCGGTAGTTTTAGCCGATGGCAGTGGCTGATGCCCGGCGGCGGATGCCAGCGGCAGCCGGGCGATGGCGAGGAGCCGGGCGGCTTACGAGTACACGGAGGCGGAGGACAAGAGCATGCGGCTGGGTTTCCTCCTCATCGCCGCCGGCTTGCTTTCCCTGTTGGGTTTGGGTTGTTGCTGGCTTCGCCCGGCGCTGCAggagcggggcggcggcggctccgccaACTGCACGGTGCTGGCGGTGCGGCAGCTGGGGGAGCGCTTCGCCTGCACCTTCTCCTGCGGGGCCGCCTGCCGCGGCACCGCCCGCTACCCCTGCCTCCAGGTGCTGGTCCGCACCTCCCGCTCCTCCGCACCCGCCCTGCTCCATGAGGACGAGCGGCAGCTGCGCACCAACCCCAAGGTGAGACCCGCGGACGCCCTCCTCTCCCAAAATGCGGGCGGTGGTCCCGTCGCGGCTGTCGGTGCCCGTTCACCGCTCCTGGCACTCGCCCTCTGTTCGGTGCGGGGATTTCTCTTTTGGGAGGTGGAGGGTGGTAAGTGAAGTGGGGGAGTATCCGTCCGAAATGCCGCTCTGCTTGTTGCTCAGCAAAAAGTAGTATATCTCTATAgtgtttatatacatatataatctCAGGGAAGGCTTAGGCTCGATACTTGGAAAAGgctcttcacccagagggtggttgggcaccggagcaggctccccagggaagtagTCACAGCACCAAagctgacagagttcaagaagcgtTCGCTCTCaagcacatggtgtgactcctggggctgtcctgtgcagggccaggaggtgATCTGGATGATCCCAGTGAGTGCCTTCCAATTCGggatattttgtgattctataTAGTATAGTATAACATGCTGTATGTAATGTATACTGTACTATATAGTGTATTACACTGTACTATATACTGTATAGTATGGTACATGcgcacacatacacacacacactgtctCACTCTCACACACTCTCACCCTTCGCGGCCAGCTCCATTCCGTCCGTCCCACCCGCGTCCGGAGCGCAGCCCCGGGCGGCAGCGCAGGGACGGCAGCGGAGGCTCCTCTGCCGTTCCCCGGCTCTCCCCGCCGGAGCCCCGGGACGCCGGTGCGGAGAGGAGGCGAAAGTCCTGCTGCCGGCGGGGAGGTCTGTGTGCTCGGGCAGCGCCCGGTGCCGCTGCGGTGCGCGTCCCGGAGGGTGCGGGACTTCGCAGTGCCGCTCCCCGGAGCGCACGGAGAAATGCTAATGGGGCCGCTGCTGGCGGGGAAAGGGCTACACCAAAACTAAAGTTTCCCCCGTGCTGTTTTGATTCTTAAACTCCTCCAAGGACCAAACGAAGAATTTGTAAAGTTGCATCTTCCAGCAAACTGGGGGAGTCTGAAGGCAATGTACGATTTTTGTACTTTCTCTTTCCTTAAAGGCAgttattcctccttctcctttttctttttatgctggGTAAAATGGCTTTCCTAGCACGCACATGAGTGGAGGAGATATTATTAAGTAGTTTGAAGAAGATGTCGGAATCCTCCTCCTTCTGAAATAACTTGGAATTAGCACTATGTTGCATCCACATCTCTGTCAAAGAGCTGAAATTTCCTTGCCACTACACTCTTAAGGGCCATGCTCAGCACAATGCAGGGGTGTGtttgcagggctgggaagcaTGCTTTGGTGTCCAGCTGGGATGTGCAGCCTCACTCTCCTCAGTCATACTTGCACGGGTGTGCTCCATCACTTGGAAGG
Protein-coding regions in this window:
- the KCNMB4 gene encoding calcium-activated potassium channel subunit beta-4, which translates into the protein MARSRAAYEYTEAEDKSMRLGFLLIAAGLLSLLGLGCCWLRPALQERGGGGSANCTVLAVRQLGERFACTFSCGAACRGTARYPCLQVLVRTSRSSAPALLHEDERQLRTNPKCSYIPPCARDDQENSENVTYKQKYWKEKVGSQPFTCYFNQHLRPDDVMLKRTHDETVLLHCFLWPVVTFLVGVLIVVLTICAKSLAIRAEAIKKKKHL